Proteins from a single region of Procambarus clarkii isolate CNS0578487 chromosome 32, FALCON_Pclarkii_2.0, whole genome shotgun sequence:
- the LOC138370629 gene encoding integumentary mucin A.1-like: MDDHSLQDVSPLPPEYTSEKVSTSQAVTPFTPQITLMDDHTSQEETLLTLQDTMVKDNTSQAVTPLTQITLMEDHSLQEMSPRLPQYTVVEVGTTQTKAPLTTQASMLKVETSQAVSPLSPHITMMEGYNLQVVVPIPPQCAMAEVGTTQTVIPLTPQIAIMEDNTLQEVSLLPPQYTKVEVSTTRAVTPLTTQITSIENLTSVAVTPATLQNTTVEICTSKAMTCVTPQITIMKEYNSQVVTPLPQQFPMVEVSTTKAYSPLTPQIAMMEEHAPQEVTPLTSQDTVGRVSTSQAATLLMPQIAIMEDHSSAEMCLLPPQCTLMEVGATRPVTPLEPQITDQGSPCFTRSDYSNITGY, from the coding sequence ATGGACGACCACTCTTTACAGGACGTGTCTCCTCTACCACCGGAGTACACATCAGAGAAAGTCAGCACTAGCCAAGCAGTCACTCCATTTACACCACAGATTACTCTGATGGACGACCATACTTCACAAGAAGAAACTCTGCTAACATTACAGGATACCATGGTTAAAGATAACACTTCCCAAGCAGTGACTCCATTAACACAGATTACTTTGATGGAAGACCACTCTTTACAAGAAATGTCTCCTCGACTGCCTCAGTACACCGTAGTGGAAGTCGGAACTACTCAAACTAAGGCTCCTCTAACAACACAGGCTTCTATGCTTAAGGTTGAAACATCCCAAGCAGTgtctccattatcaccacatATTACTATGATGGAAGGCTACAATTTGCAAGTCGTAGTTCCTATACCACCACAGTGCGCAATGGCTGAAGTCGGCACTACTCAAACAGTGATACCATTAACTCCACAGATTGCTATAATGGAAGACAACACATTACAAGAAGTGTctcttctaccaccacaatacaccaaggTGGAAGTCAGCACTACTCGAGCAGTGACTCCATTAACAACACAGATTACTAGTATTGAAAATCTCACATCTGTGGCAGTTACTCCTGccacactacagaacaccacagtGGAAATCTGTACATCAAAAGCAATGACTTGTGTAACACCACAAATTACTATAATGAAAGAATACAATTCACAAGTGGTAACTCCTCTGCCACAACAATTTCCAATGGTTGAAGTCAGTACTACTAAAGCATACTCTCCTCTAACACCACAGATTGCTATGATGGAAGAACACGCGCCACAAGAAGTAACTCCTCTAACATCACAAGATACCGTGGGTAGAGTCAGCACTTCCCAAGCAGCAACTCTATTAATGCCACAGATTGCTATTATGGAAGACCATTCTTCAGCAGAAATGTGTCTTCTACCACCACAATGCACCTTGATGGAAGTTGGCGCTACTCGACCAGTGACTCCTCTTGAACCACAGATTACTGATCAAGGAAGTCCTTGCTTCACAAGAAGTGATTACTCTAACATCACAGGATATTGA